In Marinobacter sp. M3C, the genomic stretch AAATCGAATGGCCATACGCAACAGGCGCCTTACCTGCGCCTGCCCGGGATTTGCTGCCGCCATTAGTTTGGCTGCGCTCTGCGTTTTAACACCTTCAACGGCATTCGCCGTCGCCGACTTACTGGAAACACCCGCTCGCAGCACCGAACTGGCTACAACCAGTTTGCTGAACGATGTCACGCGCGCAGGCGACAGCGAGCGCCTGGTAGCCGTTGGCGAACGCGGCCACATCATCTACTCCGATGACGGCGGCGCAAAATGGACCCAAGCCAGCGTGCCGGTGTCGGTCACCCTTACCGGGGTTGATTTTGGCTCGGCCAGCCACGGCTGGGCCGTGGGGCACAGCGGCGCGGTGCTGCACAGCAGCGATAGCGGCGCTAACTGGACGCTGCAGATGACCGGCATTCAGGCCGCCAATCTGGCCATTGCCGGTGTACAGCAGGAAATCGAAGCTTTGGAACAGCGCCTTGAAACCGCAGCCGAAGAAGACGTCGGCGATCTGGAATGGGCTATGGATGACCTGACGTTTGGCCTCGAAAACATGCAGGCAGATCTGTCTGTAGGGCCAGTGAACCCGTTTCTGGACGTGTGGTTTGAAGATGCAGACCGCGGCTTTGTGATTGGCGCCTACGGTATGATTTTTCACACCGTTGATGGTGGCAGTCAATGGCAGGACTGGGCGCGAAAACTGGACAACGGCGACAACTACCACCTCAATGCCATTACCAAAATCGGTGGTGGCGCGCTGGTGATTGTCGGCGAAGCCGGGCAAATTCACGTGTCTGAAGACAACGGCATCACCTGGGACCGCCGCGACAGCGGTTACGAAGGCTCGCTGTTTGGCGTGACCGGTACCGATAACAGCGGCGAGGCGCTGGCCTTTGGCCTGCGCGGTACGGTGATGCACACAACCGATAACGGCCAAAGCTGGGATCGCGTGCAAACCGGCTCCAGCACCACCTTGAATGATGGCGCCAGCGCCGGCGAACGCCTGGTGTTGGTGGGTAACAACGGCACCTTGGTCACTCGCGATGGCGCCAATGACGCGTTCAAGGAAACCCTGCGAGCCGACCGCCTGGGCTTGATGGGTGTTGTGATAAATGGCCCGCAAAAACTGTTGCTGGTGGGTGAGGGCGGCGTCGTTCTGATGGAAGGCGACGCGGGTCTGGTCGAACAAGGGGCGGTTGAATGACAAATTCAAAGCATGCCAGAGGTGAGCACTTCCTCACCACACCCAAAGCCGCGCCCTTTCTGGAACGGCTCATTTTCAATAATCGCGTCATCATATTGGTTCTGTTTGCGGTGTTGACTGTATTTTTGGGCTATAACGCCGTTAAAATCCAGCCCGATGCCAGCTTCGAGCGGATGATTCCGCTGGAACACCCGTACATCGTGAACATGCTGGAACACCGAGACGATCTGGAAAACCTGGGCAACTTCGTGCGTATTGCCGTGGCCACAAAAGACGGCAGCGATATCTTCACCGAAGAGTACATGGAAACTCTGCGCCAGATCACCGACGAAGTGTTCTATCTCAGCGGTGTTGACCGCAGCGGCCTGAAATCCCTATGGACCCCCAACGTGCGCTGGGTAGAAGTGACCGAGCAGGGCTTCCAGGGCGGCACCATCATCCCCGACAACTACGACGGCAGTTCTGCTGAAAGCCTTGAAAAGCTGCGCCAGAACGTATTGCGCTCAAGCGAAGTGGGGCGCCTGATATCCGATAACTTCCGCTCTACCATCGTGTACGCACCGCTGTACGAAAACGATCCGCAAACCGGCGAGCCCCTGGATTACGCCGATTTTTCCCGCCAGCTGGAAGAGAAGATTCGGGAAAAGTACCAGGCCCAGAATCCGAACGTCAGTATTCACATCGTCGGCTTCGCCAAAAAAGTCGGCGACCTGATTGAAGGCATTGGCGCCATTGCCTGGTTTGCCGGCATCACCATTGCTCTGACCACGCTGTTGCTGTTCTGGTACTCCCGCTGCATCGCAGGCACCTTGGTGCCAGTGCTGACGTCCATTGTGGCGGTGTTCTGGCAGCTAGGCGCGCTAAAAATACTGGGTTACGGGTTAGATCCGTATTCGGTGCTGGTGCCGTTTCTGGTGTTCGCCATTGGCATCAGCCACGGGGTGCAGCTGGTGAACGCCATGGCGATGGAAGCCGCCCGCGGTTTTGACCCGCTCAACGCGGCCCGCCTAGCGTTCCGTGCCTTGTACATTCCCGGCATGCTGGCGCTGATTTCCGACGCCTTTGGCTTCTTAACACTGCTGTTTATCGACATCGACGTCATTAAAGACCTGGCCGTAGCCGCAGGCTTGGGCGTGGCTATCGTGATCATCACCAACCTGGTTTTGCACCCGCTGCTTATGTCGTACATCGGCATTACCGCCGGTGGTATTCGCCACGTGCAAAAACAGGGTGAAGAAACCGACCAAAAATGGCGCCGCCTGTCAGCGTTTGCCAGCCCAAAAGCCGCGCCTATATCCGTGCTGATCGCACTTCTGGGCCTGGGTGTGGGTGTCTACCTCAAGCAAGACCTGAAAGTAGGGGATTTAGACCAAGGCGCCCCGGAACTGCGCGCCGATTCCCGCTACAACACAGACAACGCTTTCATTATCGATAACTATTCCACCAGTGCCGACGTGCTGGTGGTTATGGTGAAAACCCCGGTCGAACAGTGCACCCAGTACAGCGTGTTGCGGGCCATGGACACCTTGCAGTGGGAGTTACAAAATACGCCAGGCGTACAATCCACCGTCTCGCTGGCGGACGTGTCGAAAATCGTCACCAAAGCGCTGAACGAAGGTAACTGGAACTGGTACGCCATTTCCCGCAACCAAACCATCATCAACGCTTCGATTCGTGATGCGCCATCCGGGTTGATCAACACCGATTGCAGCCTTACGCCCACGTTGGTGTTCCTGGAAGATCATAAAGCCGAAACCCTGCAAACCGTGGTGAGCGCGGTGGAAGTTTTTGCTGCCAACAACAGCAACGAAGACCATACCTTCTTGCTGGCGGCGGGTAACGCCGGGGTAGAAGCGGCCACCAACGACGTCATCGCGAAAGCCAAAGACTGGATGCTGGTGTTCGTCTACGGTGTTGTCAGCCTGCTGTGCTTTGCCACCTTCCGTTCCTGGCGGGCAGTGTTGTGCATCGTGGTTCCGCTGGGGCTTACCTCTGTGCTGGCGGAAGCCATTATGGCCATGAGCGGCATCGGCATCAAGGTGGCCACCTTGCCGGTGATAGCGCTAGGTGTCGGTATAGGTGTGGACTACGGTATCTACATTTACAGCAAGCTGGAGAAATTTCTGCTGGAAGGTAAATCCTTGCAGGAAGCTTACTTTGAAACCCTGCGCTCCACCGGTAAGGCGGTGATATTCACCGGCATTACCCTGGGCCTTGGGGTGGTTACCTGGATTTTCTCGCCCATCAAATTTCAGGCCGATATGGGTTTGCTGCTGTTCTTCATGTTCATCTGGAACATGATTGGCTCTATCTGGCTGTTGCCGGCGCTGGCGCACTTCCTGCTGAAGCCGGAACAGATGCGCGAGAAAGCCCGCCTGGCGAGCGTCAAAAGCTAACCGTGTAAACCGCCCTGGTAGTCATGACAGGGCGGTTTTTTCTTTTTGATCGAGCGCCGGGTGTCCCGTCTGGCTAAAGTGGTCAGATTCATTTATCCGGCTGCTGGGTCTATGTTTTAATAGACATCTAAAAGCTGGATTTTCCCGTTCGCGGGGCTCTCTGGGGATCGTGCATTAAAAAGGACAATTAGATGACGGTGAAACTGAAAGCCTCTGTGTTGGCAGTTACCGCGGCACTGAGCCTCGGCGCAGCCTCTGCCATGGTGTCTGCTCAGGAACAGCAGTTCATTACCATCGGCACCGGCGGCGTTACCGGTGTGTACTACCCGGCCGGTGGTGCTATCTGCCGCCTGGTCAACATGGATCGTAAAGATCACGGCATTCGCTGCTCAGTTGAAATCACCGGTGGTTCTGTCTACAACCTGAACGCCATCGCCCGAGGTGAGCTGGACCTGGCCGTCGTCCAATCAGACTGGCAGTTCCACGCTTACAACGGCAGCAGCCAGTTTGAGGGCGACGGCCCCAACAAAAAACTGCGCGCGGTTTTCTCGATGCACCCGGAGCCGTTCACCGTTGTTGCCAGCAAAAGCTCGGGAATCACCACCTTTGAAGATCTGGAAGGCAAGCGAGTTGCGGTTGGCGACCCGGAGTCTGGCCAGCGTGCTACCGCCGAAACGCTGATGAAAGAAATGGGCTGGAAAATGGACAAATTCGCTCTGGCCGCCGAACTAAAAGCGGCCGAGCAGTCCCAAGCCCTGTGCAATGGCGACATCGACGCCTTCTTTTACACCGTGGGCCACCCGTCAGGCGCGATAAAAGAAGCCACCACTTCCTGCGACAGCGTTCTGGTCACCGTTGATAACAACGCCACCAAAAAACTGATAAAAAACAACCCCTACTACCGAAAAGCCATCATTCCCGGTGGCATGTACCGCGGTAGCGATGCAGACGTAACCACCTTCGGCGTCGGCGCCACCTTTGTATCGTCCACCGACGTGCCAGACGATGTGATTTACCAGGTAGTGCGCGCCGTGTTCGAAAATTTCGACAGCTTCAAGCGCCTGCATCCGGCCTTTCACAACCTGAACAAAGAAGAAATGGTATCAGGCGCCCTAAGCGCCCCCCTGCACCCGGGTGCTGTCAAATACTACAAAGAAGTCGGCCTGATGAAATAGCAAAAGGGGACGGATTTCAAATCCGTCCCCGCTCTACAACCTAGGCAGAACCCGCCATTAACCCGCCGGGTTCTTTTCTGTTAGAATTCGCGCCAATCTTGGCACCGCGGTTTGTATCGTGGCGGCCATCCAAACAAGTGATCTCTGGTATAGATCACCGCTGAATACCCCTTAGGAGCACACCATGCCCGTAGTAACCCTCCCTGACGGCAGTCACCGCAGTTTTGCCGAAGCCGTCACTGTGCACGACGTAGCCGCCGACATCGGCGCAGGCCTGGCCAAAGCCGCTCTGGCCGGTAAAGTCGACGGCACAATGGTCGACACCAGCTACCTGATCGAAAACGACGCACAGCTGGCTATTATCACCGAGCGAGACGACGAAGGCCTGGACATCATCCGCCACTCCACCGCCCACCTGTTGGCTATGGCGGTTAAAGAGTTGTTCCCGGAAGCTCAGGTCACCATCGGCCCGGTGATTGACGACGGTTTTTACTACGATTTCAAATACGATCGCCCCTTCACCAACGAAGACCTGGCCCGTATTGAAAAACGCATGGCAGAACTGGCCAAGCAAGATTTGCCGGTTTCCCGCTCGGTGATGTCCCGCAGCGAAGCCGTAGCGCTGTTCAGTAGCATGGGTGAAGAGTACAAAGTTCGCATAATTGAAGACATTCCCGGCGCAGAAGACCTGTCATTTTACCGCCAGGGTGATTTCATCGACCTTTGCCGCGGCCCCCACGTGCCCAGTACCGGCAAAATGAAAGCGTTCAAGCTGACAAAAGTATCCGGTGCCTTCTGGCGTGGAGACACCAACAACGAACAGCTGCAGCGCGTTTACGGCACCGCCTGGGCCAACAAGAAAGACCTGAAAGCTTACGTGCATCGCATCGAAGAAGCCGAAAAGCGCGACCACCGCAAAGTCGGCAAAAAGCTGAACTTGTTCCATATGCAAGAAGAAGCCCCGGGCATGGTGTTCTGGCATCCAGACGGCTGGACCATTTATCAAAAAATGGAACAGTACATGCGCGATATCCTGCGTCGCCACGGTTACCAGGAAATCAAAACACCCCAGATTGTGTCCCGCTCGCTGTGGGAAAAGTCCGGCCACTGGGACAAGTTTAAAGAAGGCATGTTTACCACCGAGTCGGAAAAACACGACTTCGCCATCAAGCCCATGAACTGCCCGTGTCACATCCAGGTGTTCAACCAAGGCCTGAAAAGCCACAAAGATTTGCCCCTGCGCTTGGCGGAGTTCGGCTCCTGCCACCGCAACGAAGCGTCTGGTGCCTTGCACGGACTGATGCGCGTGCGCGGCTTTACCCAAGACGACGCCCACATCTTTTGTGAAGAAAGCGACGTCCAGAACGAAGTGTCGAAGTTCATCGACCTGCTGCACGAAGTCTACAAAGACTTCGGCTTCACCGAAATTCTGTACAAATTGTCGACCCGCCCGGAAAAGCGCGTGGGTTCCGACGAAGTTTGGGACAAATCTGAAGCCGCACTGGAGCAAGCCCTGAACCGCGAAGGCGTGAAATGGGAGCTGTTACCGGGTGAAGGCGCGTTTTATGGCCCTAAAATCGAGTTTTCTCTGAAAGACTGCATCGGCCGGGTATGGCAATGTGGCACCATTCAGGTAGACTTCAGCATGCCGGGCCGATTAGGCGCACAATATGTGTCGGATAACTCCGAACGCAAAACACCGGTTATGCTGCACCGTGCGGTACTTGGGTCGTTTGAGCGTTTCATCGGTATTCTTATTGAAGAATACGAAGGCGCATTCCCCAGCTGGCTAGCTCCAACACAGGTCGCCATCCTCAATATCACCGATAATCAACGGGAATATTGCGAGAATCTTGCGAAAAAGTGGGATTCTTTGGGCTTTAGGGTGAATGCTGACTTGAGAAACGAGAAGATCGGCTTTAAAATCCGCGAGCACACAATTAACAAGGTTCCCTTTCTTGTGGTTGTCGGCGATAAAGAAGTCGAAAACAACGCCGTTGCGGTGAGAACCCGCAAAGGTGAAGATTTGGGAACACTATCGCTCGAAGCGTTCGAACAACTTCTGCAAGAAGATGTTGAACGCAAGAGCAGAACTAAGTTGGAGAATTAATTATTAAACAGAGAACGAATCGGGGTGCGCGTACACCAAAGGCGCCAATCAATGAGAACATTGATGCAACTGAAGTCCGTCTGATTGACGCCGAAGGCGAGCAAGTGGGTGTGGTTTCAATCGCAGAAGCCCTCAGGATGGCAGAGGAGGCGACCCTGGATCTGGTGCAAGTGACAGATTCCGATCCGATCGTCTGTAAAATAATGGATTATGGCAAGAAGATCTTCGACGAGAAAAAAGCGAAGGCCGTTGCCAAGAAGAAACAAAGACAGACGCAAGTCAAAGAGCTTAAGTTCCGTCCAGGAACTGAAGAAGGGGATTATCAGGTAAAACTACGCAACCTGATACGTTTCCTTGAAGCCGGGGACCGCGGCAAAATCACTGTTCGCTTCCGTGGCCGTGAGATGGCACACCAAGAAATTGGTATGAAACTCATGGAGCGCATTGAAGTAGACATGGAAGAAATGGCAACTGTCGAGATGCGTCCGAAGATGGAAGGCCGCCAGATGACCATGATTATCGCCCCCCGCAAAAAGAAGTAAGCCTGTTGTTGTTGCTCATCCCCTGCCAAAGGCGGGGGATTTGTGTTTCAGGTTTACATACGATGTATCAAAAAAACAGAATGCGGAGTTTTAAAAAATGTCGAAAATGAAAACGAAAAGTGGAGCGGCCAAGCGGTTTAAGAAAACTGCCACCGGCTTCAAGCACAAGTCGTCCTTCACCAGTCACATCCTGACCAAGAAAAGCCCGAAGCGTAAGCGTCAGCTGCGTGGAACCAAGCTTATCTCCAAGTCTGATGTGGCTTCCGTAAAGCGCATGCTCGGAGTTTAGAGCACAGCGCACCCCAAACGGTTTTAAGGTAGAAGGATTATAGTATGGCTCGTGTTAAACGTGGTGTGGTTGCACGCCGTCGTCACAAGAAGATTCTAAAGCAGGCTAAAGGTTACTACGGTGCCCGTAGTCGTGTGTACCGCGTTGCCAAGCAAGCGGTTATCAAAGCAGGTCAGTATGCGTACCGTGACCGTCGTAACCGCAAGCGCGCGTTCCGCGCACTGTGGATTGCGCGTATTAACGCCGGTGCCCGTGCCAATGGCTTGTCGTACAGCCGCTTGATCGCTGGTCTTAAAAAGGCCAACGTGGAAATCGACCGTAAAGTTCTGGCCGACCTGGCCATGAACGAGCAGCAAACGTTTGCTGCGGTTGTTGAGAAAGCCAAAGCATCCCTGTGATCGCTTAAGCTCTATCATCGATCACGAATCGATCCGCTGCCAGGCATAACCGTCAGGCGGCGTTTAATAGGGGAAGGGCACGCTCTTCCCCTATTTTTGTTTCCGGATTTCGTGTGTTTATAGATTTCATTTCTGATTTGGAGCAGGGTCAATGGAAAACCTGAAGCAGCTGGTTCAGGACGGGTTAGCGGCGGTTGCAGGCGCCGACAACCTGCAGGCGCTTGATCACATTCGTGTGGAATACCTCGGCAAAAAAGGCGTAATTACCCAACAGGCCAAAACACTGGGCAAACTCTCTAGCGATGAACGTCCCGCTGCAGGCCAGAAAATCAACGACGCCAAAGGCCAGGTAGAGCAGGCCATCAACGCCCGCCGCAGTGACCTTGAACGCATCGCTATTGAAACCAAACTGGCCAGCGAATCCATTGACGTAACCCTACCAGGCCGCGGTCAGGAGCTGGGTGGCCTACATCCAGTTACCCGCACCTTACAGCGTATTGAAGACTTTTTTGCCAGCGCCGGCTACAGCGTGGAACAGGGCCCGGAAATCGAAGACGACTACCACAACTTCGAAGCCCTCAACATTCCCGGCCACCACCCGGCCCGTGCCATGCACGACACCTTCTATTTCGATCCCGGCACACTGCTGCGCACCCACACCTCACCGGTTCAGATTCGCACCATGGAAGCCGGCAAACCGCCGTTTCGCATGATTTGCCCCGGCCGCGTGTACCGCTGCGATTCCGACATGACCCACACCCCCATGTTTCACCAGGTGGAAGGGCTGTTGATCGAAAAGAACGTCAGCTTCGCCGACCTGAAAAGCACCGTGGAAGAGTTTTTGCGGGTGTTCTTCGAGCGCGACTTGAAAGTACGCTTCCGCCCGTCTTACTTTCCGTTTACCGAACCCTCGGCGGAAGTAGACATCGAGTGGGGCCGTGAAGCCGATGGCAGCATCAAGTGGCTGGAAGTCATGGGCTGCGGCATGGTGCACCCGAAAGTGTTCGAGCACTGCGGCATAGACGCCGAAGAATACCGTGGTTTTGCCTTTGGCATGGGCGTAGAACGCCTGGCCATGCTGCGCTACGGCGTCAACGACCTGCGCATGTTCTTCGAGAACGATCTGCGCTTTCTGCGCCAGTTCCGTTAAGTTCTTTGAACCGCAACAGATTAAGGTAATGACCATGAAATTCAGTGAACAGTGGCTGCGCGAATGGGTTAAC encodes the following:
- a CDS encoding YCF48-related protein, with protein sequence MAIRNRRLTCACPGFAAAISLAALCVLTPSTAFAVADLLETPARSTELATTSLLNDVTRAGDSERLVAVGERGHIIYSDDGGAKWTQASVPVSVTLTGVDFGSASHGWAVGHSGAVLHSSDSGANWTLQMTGIQAANLAIAGVQQEIEALEQRLETAAEEDVGDLEWAMDDLTFGLENMQADLSVGPVNPFLDVWFEDADRGFVIGAYGMIFHTVDGGSQWQDWARKLDNGDNYHLNAITKIGGGALVIVGEAGQIHVSEDNGITWDRRDSGYEGSLFGVTGTDNSGEALAFGLRGTVMHTTDNGQSWDRVQTGSSTTLNDGASAGERLVLVGNNGTLVTRDGANDAFKETLRADRLGLMGVVINGPQKLLLVGEGGVVLMEGDAGLVEQGAVE
- the rpmI gene encoding 50S ribosomal protein L35, giving the protein MSKMKTKSGAAKRFKKTATGFKHKSSFTSHILTKKSPKRKRQLRGTKLISKSDVASVKRMLGV
- the rplT gene encoding 50S ribosomal protein L20, with protein sequence MARVKRGVVARRRHKKILKQAKGYYGARSRVYRVAKQAVIKAGQYAYRDRRNRKRAFRALWIARINAGARANGLSYSRLIAGLKKANVEIDRKVLADLAMNEQQTFAAVVEKAKASL
- a CDS encoding TAXI family TRAP transporter solute-binding subunit, yielding MTVKLKASVLAVTAALSLGAASAMVSAQEQQFITIGTGGVTGVYYPAGGAICRLVNMDRKDHGIRCSVEITGGSVYNLNAIARGELDLAVVQSDWQFHAYNGSSQFEGDGPNKKLRAVFSMHPEPFTVVASKSSGITTFEDLEGKRVAVGDPESGQRATAETLMKEMGWKMDKFALAAELKAAEQSQALCNGDIDAFFYTVGHPSGAIKEATTSCDSVLVTVDNNATKKLIKNNPYYRKAIIPGGMYRGSDADVTTFGVGATFVSSTDVPDDVIYQVVRAVFENFDSFKRLHPAFHNLNKEEMVSGALSAPLHPGAVKYYKEVGLMK
- a CDS encoding MMPL family transporter; this encodes MTNSKHARGEHFLTTPKAAPFLERLIFNNRVIILVLFAVLTVFLGYNAVKIQPDASFERMIPLEHPYIVNMLEHRDDLENLGNFVRIAVATKDGSDIFTEEYMETLRQITDEVFYLSGVDRSGLKSLWTPNVRWVEVTEQGFQGGTIIPDNYDGSSAESLEKLRQNVLRSSEVGRLISDNFRSTIVYAPLYENDPQTGEPLDYADFSRQLEEKIREKYQAQNPNVSIHIVGFAKKVGDLIEGIGAIAWFAGITIALTTLLLFWYSRCIAGTLVPVLTSIVAVFWQLGALKILGYGLDPYSVLVPFLVFAIGISHGVQLVNAMAMEAARGFDPLNAARLAFRALYIPGMLALISDAFGFLTLLFIDIDVIKDLAVAAGLGVAIVIITNLVLHPLLMSYIGITAGGIRHVQKQGEETDQKWRRLSAFASPKAAPISVLIALLGLGVGVYLKQDLKVGDLDQGAPELRADSRYNTDNAFIIDNYSTSADVLVVMVKTPVEQCTQYSVLRAMDTLQWELQNTPGVQSTVSLADVSKIVTKALNEGNWNWYAISRNQTIINASIRDAPSGLINTDCSLTPTLVFLEDHKAETLQTVVSAVEVFAANNSNEDHTFLLAAGNAGVEAATNDVIAKAKDWMLVFVYGVVSLLCFATFRSWRAVLCIVVPLGLTSVLAEAIMAMSGIGIKVATLPVIALGVGIGVDYGIYIYSKLEKFLLEGKSLQEAYFETLRSTGKAVIFTGITLGLGVVTWIFSPIKFQADMGLLLFFMFIWNMIGSIWLLPALAHFLLKPEQMREKARLASVKS
- the pheS gene encoding phenylalanine--tRNA ligase subunit alpha; this encodes MENLKQLVQDGLAAVAGADNLQALDHIRVEYLGKKGVITQQAKTLGKLSSDERPAAGQKINDAKGQVEQAINARRSDLERIAIETKLASESIDVTLPGRGQELGGLHPVTRTLQRIEDFFASAGYSVEQGPEIEDDYHNFEALNIPGHHPARAMHDTFYFDPGTLLRTHTSPVQIRTMEAGKPPFRMICPGRVYRCDSDMTHTPMFHQVEGLLIEKNVSFADLKSTVEEFLRVFFERDLKVRFRPSYFPFTEPSAEVDIEWGREADGSIKWLEVMGCGMVHPKVFEHCGIDAEEYRGFAFGMGVERLAMLRYGVNDLRMFFENDLRFLRQFR
- the infC gene encoding translation initiation factor IF-3, with the translated sequence MKQRTNRGARTPKAPINENIDATEVRLIDAEGEQVGVVSIAEALRMAEEATLDLVQVTDSDPIVCKIMDYGKKIFDEKKAKAVAKKKQRQTQVKELKFRPGTEEGDYQVKLRNLIRFLEAGDRGKITVRFRGREMAHQEIGMKLMERIEVDMEEMATVEMRPKMEGRQMTMIIAPRKKK
- the thrS gene encoding threonine--tRNA ligase, whose product is MPVVTLPDGSHRSFAEAVTVHDVAADIGAGLAKAALAGKVDGTMVDTSYLIENDAQLAIITERDDEGLDIIRHSTAHLLAMAVKELFPEAQVTIGPVIDDGFYYDFKYDRPFTNEDLARIEKRMAELAKQDLPVSRSVMSRSEAVALFSSMGEEYKVRIIEDIPGAEDLSFYRQGDFIDLCRGPHVPSTGKMKAFKLTKVSGAFWRGDTNNEQLQRVYGTAWANKKDLKAYVHRIEEAEKRDHRKVGKKLNLFHMQEEAPGMVFWHPDGWTIYQKMEQYMRDILRRHGYQEIKTPQIVSRSLWEKSGHWDKFKEGMFTTESEKHDFAIKPMNCPCHIQVFNQGLKSHKDLPLRLAEFGSCHRNEASGALHGLMRVRGFTQDDAHIFCEESDVQNEVSKFIDLLHEVYKDFGFTEILYKLSTRPEKRVGSDEVWDKSEAALEQALNREGVKWELLPGEGAFYGPKIEFSLKDCIGRVWQCGTIQVDFSMPGRLGAQYVSDNSERKTPVMLHRAVLGSFERFIGILIEEYEGAFPSWLAPTQVAILNITDNQREYCENLAKKWDSLGFRVNADLRNEKIGFKIREHTINKVPFLVVVGDKEVENNAVAVRTRKGEDLGTLSLEAFEQLLQEDVERKSRTKLEN